Proteins encoded in a region of the Pieris rapae chromosome 12, ilPieRapa1.1, whole genome shotgun sequence genome:
- the LOC111002818 gene encoding glia-derived nexin isoform X1: MTLICKTYVIIFTCFLVKYSVQTFGFAQYYISVPNDLITLVPHNYEKYCLSTDFKWKPCPKYTTSTNDVTPVTKSYNLDDQILFSHLFVGKEFKDQDLYNLFLSIPPSVPKSIGGLFRYWNWLLMNTPIELYSDEIPLPILNYRKGTELISSKQKENELTSNFSRLGTDPKEDLISEFIDSLDQLEKNFYATTYTALQAISPSEYVNGISFTLSGLFLQMALIALSTEVDHETRRELDQCTGFYVPEQAKIEVLKNIISWLPTSSDRLKFRYKTRLVVKQGIYLSEKFMRGAAAAGRIKIEHLNDTQTPEKLTAILNNMVEIDSGGALRDTFEDHELSEGVCVILMTTVYLRARWRSPPTLLNGTFPFYDDERERNARMIRINDIMGYADLPEWDAEALEIKYATTGLSLVLVVPKGRSLRDVAAHMSTTSIQSIVRGMQSKRIAATLPLFTLRMTLLLPSKMQTMGITRLMDKQCEGLRLSHAIQRIMFWSEAGRYAFKDDGIEWDETPEQRIIFDRPYLFYVRWHNVTILNGNFVL, encoded by the exons ATGACACTCATATGTAAAACATATGTGATTATATTCACGTGTTTTTTAGTGAAATATAGCGTCCAGACTTTTGGCTTTGCACAGTATTATATAAGTGTGCCGAATGATCTAATTACCCTCGTTCCtcataattatgaaaaatattgtctatCTACGGATTTTAAATGGAAGCCGTGTCCGAAATACACCACATCGACAAACGACGTAACGCCAGtgacaaaatcatataatttagaTGATCAAATACTATTCAGTCACCTTTTTGTGGGCAAGGAATTTAAAGATCAAgacttgtataatttattcttgtCAATTCCCCCAAGTGTTCCTAAATCAATAGGTGGCTTATTTAGGTATTGGAACTGGCTATTAATGAACACTCCAATAGAATTATATAGTGATGAGATTCCGCTGCCAATACTCAATTATCGTAAAGGAACTGAACTGATTTCTTCCAAACAGAAAGAAAATGAGCTAACTTCAAATTTCAGTCGACTAGGAACTGACCCAAAAGAAGACTTAATAAGTGAATTTATAGATTCATTGGATCAACTCGAAAAGAACTTCTACGcc ACAACGTACACAGCTTTGCAAGCAATCAGCCCTTCCGAGTATGTAAATGGGATCAGTTTTACACTTTCtggattatttttacaaatggCACTAATTGCTCTATCAACAGAAGTAGATCATGAAACTAGAAGAGAATTAGATCAGTGCACTGGCTTTTATGTACCAGAACAG GCTAAAATAGAAgtactgaaaaatataatatcatggCTACCTACATCAAGTGATCGTCTTAAATTTCGTTACAAAACGAGATTAGTAGTCAAACAAGGTATTTATCTAAGTGAAAAGTTCATGCGAGGTGCTGCAGCAGCAGGGCGTATCAAAATAGAACATTTAAATGATACACAAACTCCTGAAAAACTAACTGCCATTCTTAATAACATG GTTGAAATTGATTCAGGTGGGGCCTTGCGTGATACATTTGAGGATCACGAATTGTCTGAAGGCGTTTGTGTCATTTTGATGACGACTGTTTACTTGCGAGCTCGCTGGAGGTCACCGCCCACTCTTTTAAATGGAACATTTCCATTTTACGATGACGAAAGAGAAAGAAACGCTCGGATGATTCGCATCAATGATATTATGGGATATGCTGATCTTCCAGAATGGGATGCCGAA GCCCTTGAGATAAAATATGCAACCACCGGGTTGAGTCTTGTTCTGGTAGTGCCTAAGGGGCGAAGCCTCCGTGACGTGGCGGCTCACATGTCAACCACAAGCATTCAAAGCATTGTTCGTGGAATGCAGAGCAAGCGTATAGCAGCTACCCTACCACTTTTTACATTACGCATGACTTTACTTCTACCCTCTAAAATGCAAACA ATGGGAATAACGCGACTGATGGACAAACAGTGTGAGGGTTTAAGATTGTCTCACGCCATTCAGAGGATCATGTTTTGGTCTGAAGCTGGACGATATGCATTTAAAGATGACG GAATAGAGTGGGATGAAACTCCAGAGCAGAGAATCATTTTCGATCggccatatttattttacgtgCGATGGCATAATGTCACAATATTAAATGGCAACTTTGTTCTTTGA
- the LOC111002818 gene encoding glia-derived nexin isoform X3, with amino-acid sequence MRGAAAAGRIKIEHLNDTQTPEKLTAILNNMVEIDSGGALRDTFEDHELSEGVCVILMTTVYLRARWRSPPTLLNGTFPFYDDERERNARMIRINDIMGYADLPEWDAEALEIKYATTGLSLVLVVPKGRSLRDVAAHMSTTSIQSIVRGMQSKRIAATLPLFTLRMTLLLPSKMQTMGITRLMDKQCEGLRLSHAIQRIMFWSEAGRYAFKDDGIEWDETPEQRIIFDRPYLFYVRWHNVTILNGNFVL; translated from the exons ATGCGAGGTGCTGCAGCAGCAGGGCGTATCAAAATAGAACATTTAAATGATACACAAACTCCTGAAAAACTAACTGCCATTCTTAATAACATG GTTGAAATTGATTCAGGTGGGGCCTTGCGTGATACATTTGAGGATCACGAATTGTCTGAAGGCGTTTGTGTCATTTTGATGACGACTGTTTACTTGCGAGCTCGCTGGAGGTCACCGCCCACTCTTTTAAATGGAACATTTCCATTTTACGATGACGAAAGAGAAAGAAACGCTCGGATGATTCGCATCAATGATATTATGGGATATGCTGATCTTCCAGAATGGGATGCCGAA GCCCTTGAGATAAAATATGCAACCACCGGGTTGAGTCTTGTTCTGGTAGTGCCTAAGGGGCGAAGCCTCCGTGACGTGGCGGCTCACATGTCAACCACAAGCATTCAAAGCATTGTTCGTGGAATGCAGAGCAAGCGTATAGCAGCTACCCTACCACTTTTTACATTACGCATGACTTTACTTCTACCCTCTAAAATGCAAACA ATGGGAATAACGCGACTGATGGACAAACAGTGTGAGGGTTTAAGATTGTCTCACGCCATTCAGAGGATCATGTTTTGGTCTGAAGCTGGACGATATGCATTTAAAGATGACG GAATAGAGTGGGATGAAACTCCAGAGCAGAGAATCATTTTCGATCggccatatttattttacgtgCGATGGCATAATGTCACAATATTAAATGGCAACTTTGTTCTTTGA
- the LOC111001813 gene encoding antichymotrypsin-2-like isoform X3 — translation MDSKTLSSSIAKFSAKFCNELDKSMSVIASPLSVEYILALVALGCEGPAHKEILQSLGFPEDNAIRSSFSSMSSQLKSIKGITLNVANRVYIQDGGYKLNSALESDAVKVFDAGLKIIDFGSGGAVQEINKWVESKTNQRIKDLLTSNSVNSDTRLVLVNALYFKGSWLKPFHKKMTYDRPFYLDESTTVDIPMMNAKDYFLYGKSKDLGVQYLKMQYVGEQASMLVVLPSKVNGLNDVIKKLADGYDLLADVETLKYTKVDVTIPKFKIESEIDLMDVLPKLGIKTIFERENSGLTRMLDSEEKLFVSKGVQKAFIEVNEEGAEAAAASVGVVRTRRSLNPPPPIFEATREALWCVFIKDQMAFVARYKPERTQLRTEL, via the exons gaaCTAGACAAGTCAATGAGTGTGATTGCATCTCCATTATCAGTTGAATACATTCTTGCTCTTGTGGCTTTGGGATGTGAAGGTCCAGCACATAAAGAGATATTGCAATCCCTTGGATTCCCTGAAGATAATGCT attcgCTCATCTTTCTCTAGCATGTCATCACAACTGAAATCGATTAAAGGTATTACCTTGAATGTGGCTAACAGAGTGTATATACAAGATGGGGGCTACAAGCTAAACAGTGCCCTTGAGAGTGATGCTGTTAAAGTGTTTGATGCTGgccttaaaataattgactttGGAAGTGGAGGAGCTGTTCAAGAAATCAACAAGTGG GTGGAGAGCAAAACCAATCAACGCATTAAGGATTTATTAACGTCGAACAGTGTTAATAGCGACACTCGCCTTGTCTTGGTGAATGCATTGTACTTTAAG gGATCCTGGCTGAAACCATTCCATAAGAAGATGACATATGACCGTCCGTTCTACCTTGATGAGAGTACCACAGTGGACATTCCGATGATGAATGCCAAAGATTACTTCCTTTACGGTAAAAGCAAGGATCTTGGAGTTCAG TACCTGAAAATGCAATATGTGGGTGAGCAAGCCAGTATGCTGGTCGTCCTACCATCAAAGGTTAACGGTTTGAATGATGTTATAAAGAAACTGGCTGATGGTTATGACCTGTTGGCTGATGTGGAGACTTTGAAATATACCAAAGTGGATGTCACTATCCCCAAGTTCAAGATTGAGTCCGAGATTGACCTCATGGATGTTCTTCCCAAG ctTGGAATCAAAACTATATTTGAGCGTGAAAACTCCGGACTTACCAGGATGTTAGATAGTGAAGAGAAGTTATTTGTGTCTAAGGGAGTGCAAAAAGCATTCATTGAAGTCAACGAAGAAGGAGCTGAAGCCGCCGCTGCCTCtg TGGGTGTAGTCAGAACTCGGCGCTCCTTGAATCCACCACCACCAATCTTCGAGGCGACAAGAGAAGCCCTCTGGTGCGTCTTTATCAAAGACCAGATGGCGTTTGTGGCCCGCTATAAACCAGAAAGGACACAGCTTCGTACCGAACTCTAA
- the LOC111001813 gene encoding antichymotrypsin-2-like isoform X1, with amino-acid sequence MRFCSVLLLLIFLKAVASSIMDSKTLSSSIAKFSAKFCNELDKSMSVIASPLSVEYILALVALGCEGPAHKEILQSLGFPEDNAIRSSFSSMSSQLKSIKGITLNVANRVYIQDGGYKLNSALESDAVKVFDAGLKIIDFGSGGAVQEINKWVESKTNQRIKDLLTSNSVNSDTRLVLVNALYFKGSWLKPFHKKMTYDRPFYLDESTTVDIPMMNAKDYFLYGKSKDLGVQYLKMQYVGEQASMLVVLPSKVNGLNDVIKKLADGYDLLADVETLKYTKVDVTIPKFKIESEIDLMDVLPKLGIKTIFERENSGLTRMLDSEEKLFVSKGVQKAFIEVNEEGAEAAAASVGVVRTRRSLNPPPPIFEATREALWCVFIKDQMAFVARYKPERTQLRTEL; translated from the exons gaaCTAGACAAGTCAATGAGTGTGATTGCATCTCCATTATCAGTTGAATACATTCTTGCTCTTGTGGCTTTGGGATGTGAAGGTCCAGCACATAAAGAGATATTGCAATCCCTTGGATTCCCTGAAGATAATGCT attcgCTCATCTTTCTCTAGCATGTCATCACAACTGAAATCGATTAAAGGTATTACCTTGAATGTGGCTAACAGAGTGTATATACAAGATGGGGGCTACAAGCTAAACAGTGCCCTTGAGAGTGATGCTGTTAAAGTGTTTGATGCTGgccttaaaataattgactttGGAAGTGGAGGAGCTGTTCAAGAAATCAACAAGTGG GTGGAGAGCAAAACCAATCAACGCATTAAGGATTTATTAACGTCGAACAGTGTTAATAGCGACACTCGCCTTGTCTTGGTGAATGCATTGTACTTTAAG gGATCCTGGCTGAAACCATTCCATAAGAAGATGACATATGACCGTCCGTTCTACCTTGATGAGAGTACCACAGTGGACATTCCGATGATGAATGCCAAAGATTACTTCCTTTACGGTAAAAGCAAGGATCTTGGAGTTCAG TACCTGAAAATGCAATATGTGGGTGAGCAAGCCAGTATGCTGGTCGTCCTACCATCAAAGGTTAACGGTTTGAATGATGTTATAAAGAAACTGGCTGATGGTTATGACCTGTTGGCTGATGTGGAGACTTTGAAATATACCAAAGTGGATGTCACTATCCCCAAGTTCAAGATTGAGTCCGAGATTGACCTCATGGATGTTCTTCCCAAG ctTGGAATCAAAACTATATTTGAGCGTGAAAACTCCGGACTTACCAGGATGTTAGATAGTGAAGAGAAGTTATTTGTGTCTAAGGGAGTGCAAAAAGCATTCATTGAAGTCAACGAAGAAGGAGCTGAAGCCGCCGCTGCCTCtg TGGGTGTAGTCAGAACTCGGCGCTCCTTGAATCCACCACCACCAATCTTCGAGGCGACAAGAGAAGCCCTCTGGTGCGTCTTTATCAAAGACCAGATGGCGTTTGTGGCCCGCTATAAACCAGAAAGGACACAGCTTCGTACCGAACTCTAA
- the LOC111002826 gene encoding acetylcholine receptor subunit alpha-type acr-16-like: protein MVPYRAIFVLTLVAYVPRAIIADCSDEREDQVPHQEAKLHTDLLHSYNTEYRPVKDHKTPVTVKIRFALKYISFDSLEETFNVHSWVAMTWKDEYLNWDPSCYGNIKELQVESQSIWTPRMALFNADASVYQSDTFYTTCLVESDGSVTCVPHLTHSGICRTSLRSWPYDVQNCTFYFGSWMHTGEQVNFTFYKTRPIVMDDYQDGPGWKLLNVTNDRLPGSYSCCPNSSYPMLKYTFMLKREAGGPAAIIVIPCIVIVLLTLISLILDVKDCTRLFLLCFSLFSHFTFLTEIGYDIPKHSSDTPIILLFVRDSILITLSAILLTLFLMSLRKRIVPAPSWLVSINRIISSGPGKYVVFTEFDPSESTDVKILTDDNVGDSSGTDERSRISADWIHFANILNSFVFIIVFMIYFILICVYIPYDD, encoded by the coding sequence ATGGTCCCATACAGAGCCATATTTGTGTTAACATTAGTGGCGTATGTGCCACGTGCAATTATAGCCGACTGTTCTGACGAACGCGAGGACCAGGTACCACATCAAGAAGCTAAGTTGCATACTGATCTTTTACATTCTTACAATACCGAATACCGCCCTGTGAAAGACCACAAAACACCCGTAACCGTTAAGATCCGCTTCGCATTGAAGTATATCAGCTTTGATAGCCTTGAAGAAACCTTCAATGTTCACAGTTGGGTTGCGATGACATGGAAGGACGAGTATTTAAACTGGGATCCATCCTGCTACGGTAATATAAAGGAGCTTCAAGTTGAAAGTCAGTCAATATGGACTCCACGTATGGCGTTATTTAACGCTGACGCATCGGTTTATCAATCAGACACGTTTTATACAACATGTTTGGTGGAGAGCGATGGCTCGGTGACATGTGTTCCGCATTTAACACACTCAGGTATATGTCGTACTTCACTGCGTAGCTGGCCCTATGATGTTCAGAACTGCACTTTTTATTTCGGCTCTTGGATGCATACTGGTGAGCAAGTAAACTTcacattttacaaaacaagACCAATTGTGATGGACGACTATCAAGATGGTCCAGGATGGAAACTTCTTAATGTTACAAATGATCGCCTCCCAGGAAGTTATTCTTGCTGTCCAAACAGCTCATATCCGATGTTGAAATATACTTTCATGTTAAAAAGAGAAGCGGGTGGACCAGCAGCAATTATTGTCATTCCCTGTATAGTGATAGTTCTACTTAcattaatatctttaattcTGGACGTAAAGGATTGTACCagattattcttattatgCTTCAGTCTTTTCAGTCATTTTACTTTCCTGACGGAAATTGGTTACGATATTCCTAAACATAGTTCGGACACtccaataatattgttattcgtCCGGGATtccatattaataacattatcgGCAATATTATTGACGTTGTTTCTGATGTCTCTGAGGAAACGTATTGTACCGGCTCCAAGCTGGCTAGTTTCCATAAATCGAATAATCAGTAGCGGCCCAGGAAAATATGTTGTTTTTACAGAATTTGATCCGAGCGAATCCACTGATGTCAAAATTTTAACGGACGATAATGTGGGCGATAGCTCTGGAACGGATGAGAGATCAAGGATTTCTGCTGACTGGATACATTTCGCCAATATTCTTAACAGTTTTGTATTTATCATAGTGTTTATGATCTACTTTATATTGATTTGTGTTTATATCCCCTATGACGATTGA
- the LOC111001813 gene encoding antichymotrypsin-2-like isoform X2, producing the protein MRFCSVLLLLIFLKAVASSIMDSKTLSSSIAKFSAKFCNELDKSMSVIASPLSVEYILALVALGCEGPAHKEILQSLGFPEDNAIRSSFSSMSSQLKSIKGITLNVANRVYIQDGGYKLNSALESDAVKVFDAGLKIIDFGSGGAVQEINKWVESKTNQRIKDLLTSNSVNSDTRLVLVNALYFKGSWLKPFHKKMTYDRPFYLDESTTVDIPMMNAKDYFLYGKSKDLGVQYLKMQYVGEQASMLVVLPSKVNGLNDVIKKLADGYDLLADVETLKYTKVDVTIPKFKIESEIDLMDVLPKLGIKTIFERENSGLTRMLDSEEKLFVSKGVQKAFIEVNEEGAEAAAASAMGVSMCLSVMREATPEFRADRPFLAVILVGNDVYFEAIYRGKP; encoded by the exons gaaCTAGACAAGTCAATGAGTGTGATTGCATCTCCATTATCAGTTGAATACATTCTTGCTCTTGTGGCTTTGGGATGTGAAGGTCCAGCACATAAAGAGATATTGCAATCCCTTGGATTCCCTGAAGATAATGCT attcgCTCATCTTTCTCTAGCATGTCATCACAACTGAAATCGATTAAAGGTATTACCTTGAATGTGGCTAACAGAGTGTATATACAAGATGGGGGCTACAAGCTAAACAGTGCCCTTGAGAGTGATGCTGTTAAAGTGTTTGATGCTGgccttaaaataattgactttGGAAGTGGAGGAGCTGTTCAAGAAATCAACAAGTGG GTGGAGAGCAAAACCAATCAACGCATTAAGGATTTATTAACGTCGAACAGTGTTAATAGCGACACTCGCCTTGTCTTGGTGAATGCATTGTACTTTAAG gGATCCTGGCTGAAACCATTCCATAAGAAGATGACATATGACCGTCCGTTCTACCTTGATGAGAGTACCACAGTGGACATTCCGATGATGAATGCCAAAGATTACTTCCTTTACGGTAAAAGCAAGGATCTTGGAGTTCAG TACCTGAAAATGCAATATGTGGGTGAGCAAGCCAGTATGCTGGTCGTCCTACCATCAAAGGTTAACGGTTTGAATGATGTTATAAAGAAACTGGCTGATGGTTATGACCTGTTGGCTGATGTGGAGACTTTGAAATATACCAAAGTGGATGTCACTATCCCCAAGTTCAAGATTGAGTCCGAGATTGACCTCATGGATGTTCTTCCCAAG ctTGGAATCAAAACTATATTTGAGCGTGAAAACTCCGGACTTACCAGGATGTTAGATAGTGAAGAGAAGTTATTTGTGTCTAAGGGAGTGCAAAAAGCATTCATTGAAGTCAACGAAGAAGGAGCTGAAGCCGCCGCTGCCTCtg CAATGGGTGTGTCGATGTGTTTGTCAGTCATGAGGGAAGCGACGCCTGAGTTCAGAGCCGACCGTCCATTCTTGGCTGTAATTCTTGTCGGTAATGACGTCTACTTCGAAGCTATTTACCGTGGAAAACCATAA
- the LOC111002818 gene encoding uncharacterized protein LOC111002818 isoform X2 codes for MTLICKTYVIIFTCFLVKYSVQTFGFAQYYISVPNDLITLVPHNYEKYCLSTDFKWKPCPKYTTSTNDVTPVTKSYNLDDQILFSHLFVGKEFKDQDLYNLFLSIPPSVPKSIGGLFRYWNWLLMNTPIELYSDEIPLPILNYRKGTELISSKQKENELTSNFSRLGTDPKEDLISEFIDSLDQLEKNFYATTYTALQAISPSEYVNGISFTLSGLFLQMALIALSTEVDHETRRELDQCTGFYVPEQVEIDSGGALRDTFEDHELSEGVCVILMTTVYLRARWRSPPTLLNGTFPFYDDERERNARMIRINDIMGYADLPEWDAEALEIKYATTGLSLVLVVPKGRSLRDVAAHMSTTSIQSIVRGMQSKRIAATLPLFTLRMTLLLPSKMQTMGITRLMDKQCEGLRLSHAIQRIMFWSEAGRYAFKDDGIEWDETPEQRIIFDRPYLFYVRWHNVTILNGNFVL; via the exons ATGACACTCATATGTAAAACATATGTGATTATATTCACGTGTTTTTTAGTGAAATATAGCGTCCAGACTTTTGGCTTTGCACAGTATTATATAAGTGTGCCGAATGATCTAATTACCCTCGTTCCtcataattatgaaaaatattgtctatCTACGGATTTTAAATGGAAGCCGTGTCCGAAATACACCACATCGACAAACGACGTAACGCCAGtgacaaaatcatataatttagaTGATCAAATACTATTCAGTCACCTTTTTGTGGGCAAGGAATTTAAAGATCAAgacttgtataatttattcttgtCAATTCCCCCAAGTGTTCCTAAATCAATAGGTGGCTTATTTAGGTATTGGAACTGGCTATTAATGAACACTCCAATAGAATTATATAGTGATGAGATTCCGCTGCCAATACTCAATTATCGTAAAGGAACTGAACTGATTTCTTCCAAACAGAAAGAAAATGAGCTAACTTCAAATTTCAGTCGACTAGGAACTGACCCAAAAGAAGACTTAATAAGTGAATTTATAGATTCATTGGATCAACTCGAAAAGAACTTCTACGcc ACAACGTACACAGCTTTGCAAGCAATCAGCCCTTCCGAGTATGTAAATGGGATCAGTTTTACACTTTCtggattatttttacaaatggCACTAATTGCTCTATCAACAGAAGTAGATCATGAAACTAGAAGAGAATTAGATCAGTGCACTGGCTTTTATGTACCAGAACAG GTTGAAATTGATTCAGGTGGGGCCTTGCGTGATACATTTGAGGATCACGAATTGTCTGAAGGCGTTTGTGTCATTTTGATGACGACTGTTTACTTGCGAGCTCGCTGGAGGTCACCGCCCACTCTTTTAAATGGAACATTTCCATTTTACGATGACGAAAGAGAAAGAAACGCTCGGATGATTCGCATCAATGATATTATGGGATATGCTGATCTTCCAGAATGGGATGCCGAA GCCCTTGAGATAAAATATGCAACCACCGGGTTGAGTCTTGTTCTGGTAGTGCCTAAGGGGCGAAGCCTCCGTGACGTGGCGGCTCACATGTCAACCACAAGCATTCAAAGCATTGTTCGTGGAATGCAGAGCAAGCGTATAGCAGCTACCCTACCACTTTTTACATTACGCATGACTTTACTTCTACCCTCTAAAATGCAAACA ATGGGAATAACGCGACTGATGGACAAACAGTGTGAGGGTTTAAGATTGTCTCACGCCATTCAGAGGATCATGTTTTGGTCTGAAGCTGGACGATATGCATTTAAAGATGACG GAATAGAGTGGGATGAAACTCCAGAGCAGAGAATCATTTTCGATCggccatatttattttacgtgCGATGGCATAATGTCACAATATTAAATGGCAACTTTGTTCTTTGA